A single Ptiloglossa arizonensis isolate GNS036 chromosome 2, iyPtiAriz1_principal, whole genome shotgun sequence DNA region contains:
- the LOC143143607 gene encoding uncharacterized protein LOC143143607, which produces MEQRKVYSGVSQKSILGPLLWNFSYNTTAATNLSNGVSLTYYTDNTLVLAVREDWKRAIQPSEDGTWRIVDRIWEIGLEMALHKMEVLAIQHLRESHLLPPDPVGENSQLSGLIPSQFAEPERLDLPPLREHGSLGGPIWGPRMGGNRPAGATPAGLSWKAVVSPAGGGWFWWDGMWKSSDARTDNLGCCGGSSGWPNRYLARRLSRLYDYSCWSDSGYDSLTYCMMQVLSRHGCFGQYLRRIDKKTTVRS; this is translated from the exons ATGGAGCAGAGAAAGGTGTACTCTGGGGTTTCGCAGAAGTCCATACTGGGACCCCTACTATGGAACTTCAGTTACAACACTACTGCGGCCACGAATCTCTCCAACGGCGTCAGCCTGACGTACTATACTGACAACACGTTAGTGCTGGCCGTCAGGGAGGATTGGAAAAGGGCCATTCAGCCGTCCGAAGACGGTACCTGGCGCATCGTCGACCGGATCTGGGAGATAGGTTTGGAGATGGCTCTCCATAAAATGGAAGTGCTAGCTATTCAACACCTCAGGGAAAGCCACCTCCTCCCGCCTGATCCGG TTGGAGAGAATAGTCAACTCTCTGGGCTGATTCCTTCTCAATTTGCGGAGCCGGAGCGACTGGATTTGCCGCCTCTACGCGAACATGGTTCATTGGGTGGTCCTATATGGGGCCCTCGTATGG GTGGCAACCGTCCTGCTGGAGCTACCCCCGCTGGACTTTCGTGGAAAGCTGTTGTAAGTCCTGCGGGCGGAGGATGGTTCTGGTGGGATGGGATGTGGAAGTCTTCAGACGCTAGGACTGATAATCTAGGCTGCTGcggtggcagcagcggctggccgaacCGATATTTGGCCCGCAGATTGTCGAGGCTATACGACTACTCCTGTTGGAGTGATAGTGGCTACGACTCCCTCACCTACTGTATGATGCAGGTGCTGTCCAGACATGGTTGCTTCGGGCAGTATCTGCGCCGTATAGACAAGAAAACAACGGTGAGAAGCTGA